CAGGATGTGCCCCGCGTTCCACCACTTGAGCTCCTTGGGCTCCTGCGCGGCGGCGAACAGCCGCTCCGCCTGGTCGGGGCGCACCGTGCGGTCGGCGGTGCCGTTCACCATCAGCAGCGGGCGGCCGTCCAGCTTGCGCACCGCCCGCAGCGGGTCCGCCACCGTGCGCGCGATCGCGGCCAGCGGCGTGCCCGCCGGAAGGTCGCCCCCCGCCGCCAGGACTACCGCGCGCACCGACGGCTCGTCGGCCGCGGTCAGCACCGCCAGGAACGAGCCCAGCGAGTAGCCCGCGATGCCCAGGCACCCCGAGTTCACCTCCGGCCGGGCGGACAGGTAGCGCAGCGCCAGCTTCGCCTCCTTCAGCGCCTGCCGCCACAGCCCCACCAGCGCCAGCGGATTGCGCGCGGCTTGGGCCTGCAGTGGATCGCCGCGGGTGCCGTGGAGCGGAAGGTCGATGGCCAGGCTTGCGATGCCGTGCCGCATCAGCGAGCCGCCAACGCCCTCGGCCATGTGCTCCTTCCGCGACGAGTAGCCGTGCAGCAGCACCACCCCCGGCGCCGGGACGGGGTCGCGCGGCAGCAGCAGAATGCCCGGGATGGCCTCGCCCCCCGCGCGGAAGTCCAGCACGATGCGCCGCCCCGCGGGCACCGGCTTGTCGGAATGCGTGGTCTGGTGGATCTGCCGTTTCAACATGCCCGGCGCGCGGGGCAAGTTCGCTGCCGCCACGCCCCCAGCGGACCCGATTGCCGCCCCGTCGGGTATCCGGCTATTCTGTGCTTCATCAACGAGATGCAACCCCGCGCGCCCGAACGCCATGCGCTTCCGCCTTCGCTACTTCGCCCTGCTGCCGCTGGCCGCGCTCGCCGCCGCCTGCGGAGACGACCCGCTGCGCGCCGGCGTCTTTCGCCTGGACGGCACGTGGGTGGGGCGCAGCTTTCCGTACGAGCTGTCGTTGAGCTTCGACCACGACGACGAGAACCGGGTGACCGGCAGCGGCGAGCTGCGCGGCCTGACCGTGCGCACGTCCGACGTCTTTACCGACACCGTCGTCTCCACCCGCACGGACGTGTCGATAGAGGGGCAGTGGGACTATCCCGAGTACGTGCTGCGGCTGGACGGCGAGGGATACCACCCGGTGAGGATGGAAACCCGCCAGGCGCAGGCCGACACCATGAACGTCGTCCTGCGCGGGTCCGGATTCGAGGGCGCGCAGATCCGCCTGGTCCGCCAGACCCGCTCCGACTGACCTCATCACCGTCATCGAGATGAACGGATCCATCCGCCTGCTGCTGGCCGGGGCGCTCGCCGCCGCCGCGCCGGGCGCCGCCCAGGACACCCTTCCCACGCCCGCCCCCGTGGACGTGCCGCAGCTGGAGCCGGCGGCGCTCACGCTGGCCGGCGCCGACTGCCAAGGCGTCGCGCGCTACCTGAACGTCCGCAGCGCCTCGGGCGCGCAGCTTTCGCCGGACGGCCGCGAGCTGCTGTACCTGACCTCCACTACCGGCATGCCGCAGCTGTGGGTGGCGCCGGTGCGGGGCGAAGGCCCGGCGGCGGCGCGGCAGATCACCTTCG
This sequence is a window from Longimicrobium sp.. Protein-coding genes within it:
- a CDS encoding alpha/beta hydrolase family protein, giving the protein MLKRQIHQTTHSDKPVPAGRRIVLDFRAGGEAIPGILLLPRDPVPAPGVVLLHGYSSRKEHMAEGVGGSLMRHGIASLAIDLPLHGTRGDPLQAQAARNPLALVGLWRQALKEAKLALRYLSARPEVNSGCLGIAGYSLGSFLAVLTAADEPSVRAVVLAAGGDLPAGTPLAAIARTVADPLRAVRKLDGRPLLMVNGTADRTVRPDQAERLFAAAQEPKELKWWNAGHILPPPAIDYAAEWLREKMRGGEGERT